The following are encoded together in the Ignavibacteria bacterium genome:
- the ispF gene encoding 2-C-methyl-D-erythritol 2,4-cyclodiphosphate synthase: MSDYNFRIGYGYDVHKLATGRKLILGGVEIPHITGLEGHSDADVLLHSLCDALLGAAGHKDIGHQFPNTDPAFKDISSLVLLKQVYDLISRDGWKISNTDSMILLEEPKISKYIPDMAAKISAIINCKNVSIKATTSEEVGFIGEKKGCSATTVTIIHK, from the coding sequence ATGTCAGACTATAATTTCAGAATAGGATACGGTTACGACGTACACAAGCTCGCAACCGGAAGGAAGCTAATATTAGGCGGAGTGGAAATACCACACATTACAGGGCTTGAGGGACACTCGGATGCCGATGTTTTGCTACATTCACTATGCGACGCACTGCTTGGCGCTGCAGGACATAAAGACATCGGACATCAGTTCCCGAACACTGACCCTGCTTTCAAGGATATTTCCAGTCTTGTTTTACTGAAGCAAGTTTACGATCTTATTTCGAGAGACGGTTGGAAAATAAGCAACACTGACTCGATGATTTTGCTTGAGGAACCTAAGATTTCAAAGTACATCCCAGACATGGCAGCAAAGATTTCAGCAATAATAAACTGCAAGAATGTTTCGATAAAGGCAACCACTTCGGAAGAAGTTGGGTTTATCGGAGAAAAGAAGGGGTGTTCCGCAACGACAGTAACGATAATACACAAGTAA
- a CDS encoding HU family DNA-binding protein — translation MMIKPELVRNIVNKFEVGEAEVASFVDNIFVSMSDALRKGKNINIPEFGKFKVISKTKEGIKQRYISFSPVRQFAESVNDNFNNLQPQITKARNLKSNEILTIRECMSDEDDEDYLRFIFDEELDTQVTEETPPDIISVSDSNVNEDNSVAKTFNGSTEIISEDATIFADSIDEEKADTESAFELPHKQRRFLHDLKDDFSTEDIDNEITDLIFKRDELLKELELSETSSDVKEEETSPESELSDDDIIIPSSEESEPKVTEDDIIIPLETAEDKETGKDDDKTPESLDKPEESSEDINKHLIPETSNVELRIFQKLLSDQPSEQKDDVLLKKSEQQQDVISSNEPATLTDALDNLQNENIIQPLDTSDNKEPKSFNEVFVSKEPQYGVKSVTPKEKKKPLSVFMKVLIYTFFIACAAGISFFLYKTLFENLASTGIIENLKLHNSDSLKNHFADDEHVKGESVLIENANGNIFRKIDPFVYIENNVCDNIGEASDKEAKLKSNLVSCRIEAFMTLDNVIQYRVLVGPFESLEIANQYNLENKSVLNSVK, via the coding sequence ATGATGATTAAACCGGAGCTCGTAAGAAATATTGTAAACAAATTTGAAGTAGGGGAGGCGGAAGTAGCATCTTTCGTTGACAATATTTTCGTATCAATGTCCGATGCACTTAGAAAAGGAAAAAACATAAATATCCCCGAGTTTGGAAAGTTTAAGGTAATTAGTAAAACGAAAGAGGGAATTAAACAAAGATACATATCTTTTTCCCCGGTCAGGCAGTTTGCTGAATCTGTTAATGACAATTTTAACAATCTTCAACCCCAGATTACAAAAGCAAGAAACTTAAAGAGCAATGAAATCCTGACAATACGTGAATGTATGTCTGATGAGGATGACGAGGATTATCTCCGATTTATTTTTGATGAAGAGCTTGATACTCAGGTTACCGAGGAAACCCCTCCCGACATAATTTCTGTCTCGGACTCGAATGTTAACGAAGATAACTCGGTAGCAAAAACCTTTAATGGGAGCACTGAAATTATTTCCGAAGACGCAACAATATTCGCAGATTCTATTGATGAAGAAAAGGCTGACACCGAATCTGCTTTTGAACTCCCTCATAAACAAAGAAGGTTTTTACATGACCTAAAGGATGATTTTAGTACTGAGGATATCGATAATGAAATTACAGATCTTATTTTTAAAAGAGACGAACTTCTGAAAGAATTAGAATTGTCAGAAACTTCTTCAGACGTTAAAGAAGAAGAAACATCTCCGGAATCAGAACTTTCAGATGACGATATAATAATTCCGTCAAGTGAAGAATCGGAACCAAAGGTAACAGAAGATGATATTATCATCCCGTTAGAAACCGCCGAAGATAAGGAAACTGGAAAGGATGATGATAAAACTCCTGAATCTTTAGATAAACCCGAAGAGAGCAGTGAAGATATTAATAAACATCTGATTCCTGAAACAAGTAATGTAGAGTTACGCATATTTCAGAAACTCCTATCAGACCAACCTTCCGAGCAAAAAGATGATGTTCTTTTGAAAAAATCCGAACAACAACAGGATGTTATTTCTTCTAATGAACCCGCAACTCTCACTGATGCTCTGGATAATCTTCAGAATGAAAATATTATTCAGCCTTTGGATACAAGTGATAATAAGGAACCAAAATCTTTCAACGAAGTTTTCGTTAGCAAAGAGCCTCAGTATGGTGTTAAATCGGTTACTCCAAAAGAAAAGAAAAAACCGCTTAGTGTTTTCATGAAAGTTTTAATCTATACTTTTTTCATTGCGTGTGCCGCAGGAATAAGCTTTTTCTTGTATAAAACACTTTTTGAAAATTTGGCAAGCACGGGTATTATTGAAAATTTGAAGTTGCATAATTCCGATTCGCTAAAAAATCACTTTGCAGATGATGAGCATGTAAAAGGGGAAAGTGTGTTGATTGAGAATGCCAACGGAAATATCTTTCGTAAAATTGACCCCTTTGTCTACATAGAAAATAATGTATGCGATAATATTGGAGAAGCTTCAGATAAAGAAGCAAAACTAAAATCTAACCTCGTCTCGTGCCGGATTGAAGCTTTTATGACGCTTGATAATGTTATTCAGTACAGGGTGCTTGTTGGTCCTTTTGAATCACTAGAAATAGCTAATCAGTACAACCTTGAAAACAAATCCGTGTTGAATTCAGTTAAATAA
- the lnt gene encoding apolipoprotein N-acyltransferase produces the protein MKIKRTLLYIITGLSLALAFPPINIYTLYFIGIALLIYTVHNSGNFKQVFLRSYFTFLSFEMVTVSWISLSGLREGADKFLIAGGFITIVIHSALLTLPLVLYYYTQKRLAAYLKSAVVFTLPFIWVTIEYLYALPEVSFPWVTAGNAFTTALHKIQFIEITGVYGISFWVLNIGCLLYLIIEKASVSKESLPVFLKRKEVIYISLIIIVLFFLPDIYSITAKSYNKHNGNYSEGKLRISIVQPNVNPWKKWGSKQNELVNDYVELLRVTDSASVKSDLIIFPETATPFYLLNDYYTDKYDLIKNTIDSIKTPLLIGTPDLVYYNDSIIAKPDSKINKTSGQKYDSFNSAVLINPYEERVSHQKYAKNKLVIASERMPYQEKIPFFRDIIRWSVGISSFQVGRDTTIFKLGDKAEFNTAICYETIYPEYFASFVEKGSQFSVIITNDGWWGKLFGTHQHKQFAVLRAIENRRWIARCGNTGISCFLDSYGNIYDETEINQKAIISGDIGLSRDITFYTRNPYLFPDILLIITVLIFIAAITERILKRKVQQ, from the coding sequence TTGAAGATTAAAAGAACCTTACTCTATATAATCACAGGTCTAAGTCTTGCGTTAGCATTTCCACCCATCAACATTTACACGCTTTACTTCATAGGGATTGCATTACTTATTTACACGGTTCACAATTCAGGGAATTTTAAACAAGTATTTTTAAGGTCATACTTTACGTTCCTGTCGTTCGAAATGGTGACAGTTTCATGGATAAGTTTAAGCGGACTTAGGGAAGGAGCAGATAAGTTTCTGATTGCCGGCGGGTTTATAACAATAGTGATTCACAGTGCACTGCTGACTTTGCCGTTGGTTCTTTATTATTATACACAGAAAAGACTTGCAGCATACTTAAAATCTGCGGTTGTATTTACTTTACCGTTTATTTGGGTTACAATAGAATATCTTTACGCACTGCCCGAAGTAAGTTTTCCCTGGGTAACGGCAGGAAATGCATTTACTACGGCATTACATAAAATTCAATTCATAGAAATAACGGGGGTTTACGGAATATCTTTCTGGGTGCTGAATATCGGATGTCTGCTTTATCTGATAATTGAAAAAGCTTCTGTGAGCAAAGAGTCATTGCCAGTATTTTTAAAAAGAAAAGAAGTAATTTACATATCATTAATTATTATTGTTTTGTTTTTCCTTCCTGATATTTACAGTATTACAGCAAAATCATACAACAAGCATAACGGAAATTATTCAGAGGGAAAGTTAAGAATAAGCATTGTTCAGCCAAATGTAAATCCCTGGAAAAAATGGGGTTCAAAACAAAACGAGCTTGTGAACGACTATGTTGAACTGCTTAGAGTAACCGATAGTGCATCGGTAAAATCAGACCTTATAATATTTCCTGAAACAGCAACTCCTTTTTATCTTCTTAATGATTACTACACGGATAAATATGATTTGATAAAGAATACGATCGACAGCATAAAGACACCTCTTCTAATAGGTACACCTGACCTTGTATACTACAACGACAGCATAATAGCAAAACCGGATTCGAAAATAAATAAAACATCGGGTCAGAAATACGATTCTTTTAATTCAGCAGTGCTTATAAATCCTTATGAAGAAAGAGTATCTCATCAGAAATACGCGAAGAACAAGCTTGTCATAGCGAGTGAGAGAATGCCTTATCAGGAAAAGATTCCTTTTTTCAGGGATATAATAAGATGGTCTGTTGGTATTAGTTCGTTTCAAGTTGGCCGAGATACCACAATATTTAAACTTGGAGATAAGGCAGAGTTCAACACAGCAATCTGTTACGAAACGATATATCCTGAATATTTTGCTTCATTCGTGGAAAAGGGTTCACAATTTTCGGTAATTATAACGAATGACGGATGGTGGGGAAAATTATTCGGAACTCATCAGCATAAACAATTTGCTGTTTTAAGAGCAATTGAAAACAGGAGATGGATAGCAAGATGCGGAAACACAGGAATCTCATGTTTTCTTGATTCATACGGAAATATTTACGATGAGACCGAAATAAATCAGAAAGCTATAATAAGCGGAGATATTGGATTGAGTAGAGATATCACCTTTTACACAAGAAATCCTTATTTATTCCCTGACATACTTTTGATTATAACGGTACTGATATTTATAGCTGCGATAACTGAAAGGATTTTAAAAAGAAAAGTACAGCAATGA
- a CDS encoding phosphatase PAP2 family protein: MFRNDSNDNTQVMIDFLYRIDVSIFYFINKTIANPATDFLMPFITELNHWKIFYAIMFLYLLIGAGKRGRIVAIVLILLVATSDQISSNLIKNAVERIRPCNVLPDVRLLVGCTQSFSFPSSHAVNNFAGAVVLSHFYPRFSISFYIGAFLMAISRVFVGVHYPSDVFIGMIIGVSIGMFFVFLWDSFNKKYKILKN, encoded by the coding sequence GTGTTCCGCAACGACAGTAACGATAATACACAAGTAATGATTGATTTCCTTTACAGAATAGACGTCAGTATATTTTACTTTATAAACAAGACGATTGCGAATCCAGCAACGGATTTTCTGATGCCGTTTATTACAGAATTGAACCACTGGAAAATATTTTATGCTATCATGTTTCTTTACCTTTTGATAGGTGCGGGGAAACGCGGTAGGATAGTGGCGATAGTACTTATACTGCTTGTAGCAACAAGCGATCAGATCAGCAGTAATCTCATAAAAAATGCAGTGGAAAGAATACGTCCCTGCAATGTACTGCCGGATGTCAGATTGCTCGTGGGATGCACGCAATCCTTTTCGTTCCCGTCTTCACATGCAGTAAACAACTTTGCGGGAGCGGTGGTTCTCTCACATTTCTACCCAAGGTTTTCAATTTCATTTTACATCGGTGCATTCCTAATGGCTATCTCGCGAGTGTTTGTCGGGGTTCACTACCCATCCGACGTTTTCATCGGTATGATAATAGGTGTTTCAATAGGAATGTTCTTTGTGTTCCTCTGGGACTCGTTTAACAAAAAGTATAAAATTCTAAAGAACTGA
- a CDS encoding HU family DNA-binding protein → MNAQTLLNKSRIKSSFSKELSENIFRFLFDEVRRIIKEEKHISISELGDFSIVHRKMQTRVDEGGRAEILLPPKDKIIYNPSDSLINRMKNDD, encoded by the coding sequence GTGAACGCTCAAACGCTGTTAAATAAATCGAGAATAAAAAGCTCTTTCAGTAAAGAGCTTTCCGAGAACATTTTCCGTTTTTTATTTGATGAGGTACGAAGGATTATTAAAGAGGAAAAACATATTTCGATTTCAGAACTCGGTGATTTTTCAATTGTACACAGAAAAATGCAGACACGAGTCGATGAAGGAGGACGTGCTGAAATACTATTGCCGCCGAAAGATAAAATTATTTATAATCCGTCTGATAGTTTAATCAACAGAATGAAGAATGATGATTAA
- a CDS encoding DNA polymerase IV, translating into MDKISSSFFIPRSEQGYDAMYKRIRLMPLYSFPHYRDLNPHLGLCKPKIFLHIDFDAFYAQVEQRDNPNLRGKPVSVGSTTGMKGIVMTASYEARTFGIDTGMSLWEAKKICPKLISLPCYGPKYEVIIQNLMRGLRTFVPPEFTEQYSVDEYFVDVSDFVKNFKEAKEFAQRIKDKILEMEDLTCSVGVSYNKSYAKMATKFKKPDGLTVITPDDREKKIYPLPVRRLWGVGARIGRRMSLMNIFTIGDLVNSSEGVLRKEFGVNGIVFRRLARGEDSSEIFRRSTHEKSLNHHHTLTNNIYNIDEVKNEVRRVAEYLCRKMRNKKLVAGYLYFVLRYGNLRYASGDMHLPSHTNDDRIVYESALEILKNFPQPNENLPARMFGMTVFDLHEDTNSCNLELFTRRTHIPFYHLDKLKQKYGEGVIRIGLNAG; encoded by the coding sequence ATGGATAAGATTAGTTCATCATTCTTCATACCGCGCAGCGAGCAGGGCTACGACGCGATGTACAAGAGGATAAGGCTGATGCCGCTTTACTCTTTTCCTCATTACAGAGACTTAAACCCGCATCTTGGACTATGCAAACCGAAGATTTTCCTTCATATTGACTTTGATGCATTTTACGCACAAGTAGAGCAGAGGGACAATCCAAACCTTAGAGGAAAGCCTGTTTCAGTCGGAAGCACAACCGGCATGAAAGGAATTGTGATGACGGCATCTTACGAGGCGAGGACATTCGGAATTGATACAGGCATGAGCCTTTGGGAGGCAAAGAAAATTTGTCCGAAGCTTATTTCACTTCCCTGTTACGGTCCAAAGTATGAAGTAATCATACAGAATCTTATGAGAGGATTGCGGACGTTTGTTCCGCCGGAATTCACGGAGCAGTATAGTGTTGACGAGTATTTTGTTGATGTTTCTGACTTTGTGAAGAACTTTAAGGAGGCGAAGGAATTTGCACAGCGTATAAAGGATAAAATACTCGAGATGGAAGACCTCACATGCAGCGTAGGGGTTTCATACAATAAGTCATACGCAAAGATGGCAACAAAATTTAAAAAACCTGACGGACTGACTGTAATAACGCCTGATGACAGAGAGAAGAAAATCTATCCACTTCCCGTCAGAAGGCTATGGGGAGTCGGGGCAAGAATAGGAAGACGCATGAGCCTTATGAACATATTCACCATAGGAGATCTTGTAAACTCATCGGAGGGCGTGCTTCGCAAGGAATTCGGAGTTAACGGAATAGTTTTCAGACGGCTTGCACGCGGAGAGGACTCATCGGAAATCTTCAGGAGGTCAACGCATGAGAAGTCACTAAACCACCATCACACGCTTACCAACAACATTTACAATATCGATGAGGTAAAGAATGAAGTCAGACGTGTTGCAGAGTACCTTTGCAGGAAAATGCGCAACAAGAAACTTGTTGCGGGATATTTATACTTTGTATTAAGATACGGGAACTTGAGGTATGCGTCCGGAGACATGCATCTTCCATCGCACACAAACGACGACCGGATAGTATATGAATCGGCACTTGAAATTCTGAAAAACTTTCCTCAGCCGAATGAGAATCTGCCTGCAAGAATGTTCGGCATGACGGTTTTTGACCTTCACGAGGATACAAACTCCTGTAACCTTGAATTATTCACAAGACGCACTCACATCCCGTTTTATCATCTTGACAAGCTTAAACAGAAATACGGCGAGGGCGTGATAAGGATTGGTTTGAATGCGGGATAA